The following are encoded together in the Plasmodium reichenowi strain SY57 chromosome 3, whole genome shotgun sequence genome:
- a CDS encoding hypothetical protein (conserved Plasmodium protein, unknown function): MNNIYISLYIFFISYIIQLCFNTKYIYCDKKLFVSKNILPSVEKKEFVSHVPHKLEWLVHNVLEVVHFLEDVNNYIVDFKKDILTKLEHIVQDDTELYESYEYNENLLNQIYLNNEKKLKRYSEYIEKLKDTKLQMFEDTINNFQRENIYYLNFVYKNLLAKIDLITNLNKKKLDKEKKKNVIELEEYLEDLKKRMFDMQKRFNDIIIAKSSFLKNESELNMKLFETSAIDYVNNNSNFEVFSTYIINDFMLNKKRINVLNYDSNLFFKNNFMYFNFLHNYLKEKKDEHVLNVYIYLKDPLIQEYELNYFNYYVVLDLYILDVIIKNVDLLIEKKGKKRKNVNHVLVCIDNYVVKYNVLSSNIYLDIQQDIKSFFHESNRNVDGSKIQDMLFHFERKNNSIYQNNMFHDKYYKKKIKKDIKEEKKQNDSLQKYNKNKDPLLFIRKKNIFFDSQKEYYKKFLSSYTYEEIINILCNKSSRCNNRIFQLINDVNKNTFILKSHLALKNELKKFFQINQNKLLKNKTGVGLINSTKDDINRITNMNLATNTNNAMGNITTDSNIINTNNNNNNNINNTTTTNNTNNINNNNTSNINSNNTNNINNNNNNNNNNINNNTNNTNNNSNNNNNNNIFNNEDSLNKCSAYTYPFSNDVEKNYQENKNQSFSNSDHCFKLLNSIQGGNKSSDFINMQNIDDYLNTYYVAYHESFKVVKKEHYYSIISHIFESYLNIDQSTNDDDHPIHKKYPHLKGRNVSINFLGQLPEIMKVYKTFRYCDSLNVLAKSYIPKAPASVQSLDKGEDNNDNDEKGESGEHTHMIEKDDSGEHTHMIEKDDSGEHTHMIGKDDSGEHTHMIEKDDSGEDTHMSEKDDSGEDTHMSEKDDSGEDTQMTVKDKSRDDNKAPNNNSTYKEEHDEITEQIGFLKNHNHKYMRLFQKHLLEEIKFINFFEFLVKKKLGVILEKNEFLKLYIFYGQKNLPSMPYTPLFFTCRTIIKIEVLRDVNTNQIIYSSRSFFLETLITLKEYKIKNESAYIVIETTDESSTIKKRLKMDMLHKISPMSHINAYVVSNKGKEIVYHKGNIYQRSASDIKNVISDIRNDFLNIILPQYHLFDLFDNYVYIIICLKNENC, from the exons atgaataatatatatataagtttatatatattttttatttcttatataatacaattaTGTTTTAATACAAAGTACATATATTGCGATAAGA AATTATTTGTATCGAAGAATATTTTGCCGAGTGTAGAAAAGAAGGAATTCGTTTCGCATGTACCACATAAATTAGAATGGCTAGTTCATAATGTATTAGAGGTGGTTCATTTTTTAGAAGATGTTAATAATTACATTGTagattttaaaaaagacATATTAACCAAATTAGAACATATAGTACAAGATGATACAGAATTATATGAATCATATGAgtataatgaaaatttattaaatcaaatatatttaaataatgaaaagaaattaaaacGATATTCTgaatatattgaaaaattaaaagatacAAAGTTACAAATGTTTGAGGATACCATAAATAATTTCCAGAgagaaaatatttattatcttaATTTTGtgtataaaaatttattagCAAAAATTGATTTAATAACAAATCTTAACAAGaag AAATTAGATAAggagaagaaaaaaaatgtaatagAATTAGAGGAATATTTAGAAGatttgaaaaaaagaatgtTTGATATGCAAAAAAGATTTAACGATATAATTATTGCTAaatcttcttttttaaaaaacgaaagtgaattaaatatgaaattGTTTGAAACAAGTGCTATAGAttatgttaataataatagtaattTTGAAGTTTTTTCAACttacataataaatgattttatgttaaacaaaaagagaataaatgttttaaattatgacagcaatttattttttaagaataattttatgtattttaattttttacataattatttgaaagaaaaaaaagatgaacatgttttaaatgtttatatatatttaaaagatcCTCTCATTCAAGAATAtgaattaaattattttaattattatgttgTTTTAGATCTGTATATATTAGatgttataataaaaaatgtagatttattaatagaaaagaaaggtaagaaaagaaaaaatgtGAATCATGTATTAGTATGTATCGATAATTATgttgtaaaatataatgtactatcaagtaatatatatttagataTTCAACAAGATATCAAAAGTTTTTTTCATGAAAGTAATCGTAATGTTGATGGAAGTAAAATACAAGATATgctttttcattttgaaagaaaaaataattctatttatcaaaataatatgtttcatgataaatattataaaaaaaaaataaagaaagatataaaagaagaaaaaaaacaaaatgatagtttacaaaaatataataaaaataaagatccattattattcattagaaaaaaaaatatcttttttgATTCCCAgaaagaatattataaaaaatttttatcttcttatacatatgaagaaattataaatattttatgtaataaaagTTCAAGATGTAATAACAGAATTTTTCAATTAATAAATgatgttaataaaaatacatttatattaaaaagtcATCTCgctttaaaaaatgaattaaaaaaattctttcagattaatcaaaataaattattgAAGAATAAGACAGGTGTTGGATTAATTAACAGCACTAAGGATGATATAAATCGCATAACTAACATGAATCTTGCAacaaatacaaataatgCTATGGGAAATATAACAACGGAttctaatattattaatacaaataataataataataataatattaataatacaaccacaacaaataatacaaacaatataaataataataatacaagcaatataaatagtaataatacaaacaatataaataataataataataataataataacaatataaataataatacaaacaatacaaataataatagtaataataataataataataacatttttaataatgaagattcattaaataaatgCAGTGCCTATACATACCCCTTCTCTAATGatgtagaaaaaaattaccaggaaaataaaaatcaaaGTTTTTCAAACAGTGATCATtgttttaaattattaaattcaATACAAGGTGGTAATAAATCTAGCgattttattaatatgcAAAACATTGatgattatttaaatacatattatgTAGCCTATCATGAATCATTTAAGGTTGTTAAAAAAGAACATTACTATTCCATCATTTCTCATATCTTTGAAAgttatttaaatatagaTCAATCTACTAATGATGATGATCATCctattcataaaaaatatccTCACTTAAAAGGTAGAAATGTATCCATCAATTTTTTGGGTCAACTACCTGAAATTATGAAGGTTTATAAAACGTTTCGTTATTGTGATTCCCTTAATGTTTTGGCGAAAAGTTATATTCCTAAGGCCCCTGCAAGTGTTCAAAGTTTAGACAAAGGGgaagataataatgataatgatgaaaaagGCGAAAGTGGAGAGCACACACACATGATTGAAAAAGATGACAGTGGAGAGCACACACACATGATTGAAAAAGATGACAGTGGAGAGCACACACACATGATTGGAAAAGATGATAGTGGAGAGCACACACACATGATTGAAAAAGATGATAGTGGAGAGGATACACACATGAGTGAAAAAGATGACAGTGGAGAGGACACACACATGAGTGAAAAAGATGACAGTGGAGAGGACACACAAATGACTGTAAAAGACAAAAGTAGAGATGATAATAAAGCtccaaataataattctacATATAAAGAAGAACATGACGAAATAACAGAACAGATTGgatttttaaaaaatcataACCACAAATATATGCGATTATTTCAAAAGCATTTATTAGaggaaataaaatttattaatttttttgaattccttgtaaagaaaaaattagGAGTTATATTAGAGAAGAATGAATTTTTGaagttatatattttttatggacaaaaaaatttacCTAGTATGCCATATACTCcacttttttttacttgtagaacaattattaaaatagAAGTATTAAGAGATGTTAATACAAatcaaataatttattcTAGTAGATCTTTCTTTTTAGAAACTTTAATAAcattaaaagaatataaaattaaaaatgaaagtgcatatattgttattgaAACAACAGATGAAAGTAGtactataaaaaaaagattaaAAATGGATATGTTACATAAAATATCACCCATGTCACATATTAATGCATATGTCGTATCTAATAAAGGAAAAGAAATTGTTTATCACAAaggtaatatatatcaacGATCAGCTAGCGATATCAAAAATGTTATAAGTGATATAAGAAATGATTtcttaaatattattttaccacaatatcatttatttgatttatttgataattatgtttatataattatatgtttaaaaaatgaaaattgTTAG
- a CDS encoding hypothetical protein (conserved Plasmodium protein, unknown function~part of same gene as PRSY57_0317700A~gap found within coding sequence): IKKKKQIIQEQLSIKKEEIKKNKTEKRQKNVLSEEMLQRINERNERLLQKKVQHNNNIMEENNNEKDKKTKQKYMHIQSKLLSNTGKK; encoded by the exons tattaagaaaaagaaacaaataatacaaGAACAACTTAGCATTAAAAAGgaggaaataaaaaaaaac AAGACTGAAAAACGACAAAAAAATGTGCTGTCTGAAGAAATGTTGCAAAGAATAAATGAAAGGAATGAAAG GCTGttacaaaaaaaagtacAACATAACAATAACATTATGGAAGAAAATAACAACGAAAAGGATAAAAAAACgaaacaaaaatatatgcatatacAAAGTAAACTACTAAGTAATACAggtaaaaaataa
- a CDS encoding hypothetical protein (conserved Plasmodium protein, unknown function~part of same gene as PRSY57_0317700B~gap found within coding sequence), protein MKENLNSFSKYKFENDDKKCNNKNKIIMKYMNTVEQELKEQEDQYSEKNKMNRSLSNNECEQESFLDSEEDLILSDDNLKCLDEEEAEKNVLNNSLKENVCSIPQEVNFNNNLDNTSDDVPSSEERNKDASQQKCNDLEHLNVEGKEEESDIPNYEEKDNEENYIPQVEEEEKNEIAITENQKETQEEKRELLLHDTYEKITFQNTMDFNTTKNDLFYMDVKNINEWKMKYRYLTSSFRKLDKEINKMINKDHINLLNRRSIKQHKDFLDNEYKEWLYTLQKTISEYKKNISSSVSDLNEKEYFILSKNIFEDFKEKSIEENNINITLYMLIMKHEVSIDEGILKYLEDNYMSSNIDKGVYSIIQKLAETRNHIEDIGGKTGKWSDDENNYFMKVYESNICLGDEIIINVLKNCINKSEEEILEHISWYKQFLIYNNLKNKYINTINIININEQKKNSIKDVEKKFMIQQWKEKK, encoded by the exons ATGAAGGAGAATTTAAACTCTTTCtctaaatataaatttgaAAACGATGACAAAAAGTGcaataataagaataaaataattatgaaatatatgaatacTGTAGAGCAAGAACTGAAAGAACAAGAGGATCAATATtcagaaaaaaataaaatgaacaGGAGCTTGTCTAATAATGAATGTGAACAGGAGAGTTTTCTAGATAGTGAAGAGGATCTTATTTTATCAGATGATAATTTGAAATGTTTAGATGAGGAAGAAGcagaaaaaaatgttttaaacAATAGTTTAAAGGAAAATGTTTGTTCAATACCTCAAGAAgttaattttaataataatcttGATAATACATCTGATgat GTACCATCAAGTGAGGAAAGAAATAAAGATGCATCACAACAAAAATGTAACGATTTAGAACATTTAAACGTAGAAGGAAAGGAAGAAGAATCTGATATACCAAACtatgaagaaaaagacaatgaagaaaattatattccTCAAGTTGAAGAGGAAgagaaaaatgaaatagCTATCACCGAAAATCAAAAAGAAACTCAGGAAGAAAAAA GGGAATTACTTCTACATGATActtatgaaaaaataactTTTCAAAACACTATGGACTTTAATACAACAAAAAATGACCTCTTTTATATGGATGTtaaaa aTATTAATGAATGGAAAATGAAATATCGATACTTAACTTCCTC GTTTCGTAAATTAGACAAAGAAATAAACAAGATGATAAACAAAGATCATATTAATTTGCTGAAT AGAAGGAGTATTAAACAACATAAGGACTTTTTAGATAATGAGTATAAGGAG tgGTTATACACTTTACAAAAAACAATATCCGAATATAAGAAGAACATAAGTTCTTCTG TTTCCGatttaaatgaaaaggAGTACTTCAttttatcaaaaaatatttttgaagattttaaagaaaaaagcATAGAAGAA aataatataaatattaccCTATATATGCTAATTATGAAACATGAAGTTTCAATTGATGAAGGGATATTGAAATATTTAGAGGATAACTATATGTCTTCCAACATAG ataAAGGTGTATATAGTATAATTCAAAAGTTGGCAGAAACAAGAAATCATATTGAAGACATAGGAGGAAAAACA GGTAAATGGAgtgatgatgaaaataattattttatgaaaGTATATGAAAGTAATATCTGTTTAGGAGATgaa ATCATCATcaatgtattaaaaaattgtataaACAAGAGTGAAGAAGAAATACTTGAGCATATTTCTTGGTACAAACAATTTCTGATCTATAACAATTTgaagaataaatatattaatacaatTAACATCATTAATATAAAC gagcaaaaaaaaaacagcATCAAAGATGtagaaaagaaatttatGATACAGCAGTggaaagagaaaaaaa